Proteins from a genomic interval of Mycobacteriales bacterium:
- a CDS encoding MFS transporter produces MLAPLRERDFALLWAGQTVSLIGNGVFTVALAWAALDLGDARSLSLVLVARFVPATLLLLAGGLASDRLPRRTTMLACDAVQAVALGVLAALAATDRMRLWHLVAVAVVAGAASGFFLPASSALLPEVLPRDRLVAGNALNTASRLTTARLAGPALGGVLVATAGAGAAFAVDAATFAVSALTLAALRAGRTPLDRPPGIGLLADLREGLAFCLSRRWLAVSLAAFSVLNLAASGPLSVLVPLYVTDRLHLGAPALGLLLAVEGVGGGVAALLAGHLRPPRRPVVTTHAAFAVAGVALAGPAVLDTLVAVALLLGVAGLLLELGNVWWASAVQEHVPNDLLGRVSSVDWLVSGGLIPVGTALAGAAAAATSAAVVFAAGGAVTAAVSAAAAVALRRADPGAAAD; encoded by the coding sequence ATGCTGGCGCCGTTGCGGGAGCGCGACTTCGCCCTGCTCTGGGCCGGCCAGACCGTGTCGCTGATCGGCAACGGCGTGTTCACCGTCGCGCTCGCCTGGGCGGCGCTCGACCTCGGCGACGCGCGGTCGCTGTCGCTGGTGCTGGTGGCGCGGTTCGTGCCCGCGACGCTGCTGCTGCTCGCCGGCGGCCTGGCGAGCGACCGGCTGCCGCGCCGCACCACCATGCTCGCCTGCGACGCCGTGCAGGCCGTCGCGCTCGGAGTGCTCGCCGCGCTCGCCGCGACCGACCGGATGCGGCTCTGGCACCTCGTCGCGGTCGCCGTCGTCGCCGGCGCGGCGTCCGGGTTCTTCCTCCCCGCGTCGAGCGCGCTGCTGCCCGAGGTGCTGCCGCGCGACCGGCTCGTCGCCGGCAACGCGCTCAACACCGCCAGCCGCCTCACCACCGCCCGCCTCGCCGGCCCCGCCCTCGGCGGCGTCCTCGTCGCCACGGCCGGCGCGGGGGCGGCGTTCGCGGTCGACGCGGCGACGTTCGCGGTGAGCGCGCTGACGCTCGCCGCCCTGCGCGCCGGCCGCACGCCGCTCGACCGCCCGCCCGGCATCGGGCTGCTCGCCGACCTGCGGGAGGGGCTCGCGTTCTGCCTGTCGCGGCGCTGGCTGGCCGTCTCGCTCGCGGCGTTCTCGGTCCTCAACCTCGCCGCCAGCGGACCGCTGTCGGTGCTCGTGCCGCTCTACGTCACCGACCGCCTGCACCTCGGCGCGCCCGCGCTCGGCCTGCTCCTCGCCGTCGAGGGCGTCGGCGGCGGCGTGGCGGCGCTGCTCGCCGGGCACCTGCGGCCGCCGCGGCGGCCCGTCGTGACGACGCACGCGGCGTTCGCGGTGGCGGGCGTCGCGCTCGCCGGCCCGGCGGTGCTCGACACGCTGGTCGCCGTCGCGCTCCTGCTCGGCGTCGCCGGGCTGCTGCTCGAGCTCGGCAACGTCTGGTGGGCCAGCGCCGTCCAGGAGCACGTCCCCAACGACCTGCTCGGCCGCGTGTCCTCCGTCGACTGGCTGGTGAGCGGCGGCCTCATCCCCGTCGGCACCGCGCTGGCCGGCGCGGCCGCGGCGGCGACGAGCGCGGCCGTGGTGTTCGCCGCGGGCGGCGCGGTGACGGCGGCGGTGTCGGCCGCCGCCGCCGTCGCGCTGCGGCGTGCGGACCCGGGCGCCGCCGCGGATTAG
- a CDS encoding sigma-70 family RNA polymerase sigma factor — MSNEPGDALGRPAPDQDALRVLAEQRPRFLRAVMRAARVSLDEAEELASELTLKVMAGKARIPLGVEALAYLAAAARNMQRNRERDARREAGRLNRALPLTPRGVTPHSADSLDPAEIVGHREQILAGLDAFNALPANEREVMYHRHVKGLKRREVAALLGIKPTQVDVRERQARARLAKRLGVPRESAPGVFAALGLRWSRTASAALTPPVVTVVGTALAVFVAVATPSRALVYVTSPTTSGGGTFEGGGLSNGVPTRRDAGSGVRTAAIPPAANRSPRPGAPQSGQRDPVNVGVKGCAEVGTTEPKPRACVSKRKASDPPPRFSGDVCRVPAAGDVGEVSQNVTPLADYVPDNPVAECESGSADTYVLPPPGQDPPGDNGKSLPSDPASREP, encoded by the coding sequence GTGAGCAACGAGCCGGGCGACGCCCTCGGTCGCCCTGCGCCAGACCAAGACGCGCTGAGAGTCCTCGCTGAGCAACGCCCGAGGTTCCTGCGCGCGGTCATGCGCGCGGCGCGCGTGTCCCTTGACGAGGCCGAGGAGCTCGCGTCCGAGCTCACCCTCAAGGTTATGGCGGGCAAGGCGCGAATCCCCCTGGGCGTCGAGGCGCTGGCATACCTCGCCGCCGCCGCGCGCAACATGCAGCGGAACCGTGAACGTGACGCGCGGCGCGAAGCCGGGCGCCTCAACCGCGCACTTCCCCTAACACCGCGCGGCGTCACCCCGCACTCCGCTGATTCGCTCGATCCGGCCGAGATTGTGGGACACCGCGAGCAGATTCTCGCCGGCTTGGATGCCTTCAACGCCCTGCCCGCCAACGAGCGGGAGGTCATGTATCACCGCCACGTCAAGGGCCTGAAGCGACGCGAGGTAGCGGCGCTCCTTGGAATCAAGCCGACCCAGGTGGACGTACGCGAACGGCAGGCCCGCGCGCGGCTCGCAAAGCGGCTCGGCGTGCCCCGCGAGAGCGCGCCCGGCGTGTTCGCGGCGCTCGGCCTTCGCTGGTCCCGTACCGCGAGTGCCGCGCTGACGCCGCCGGTTGTGACCGTGGTAGGCACGGCGCTAGCGGTGTTCGTCGCTGTCGCTACGCCGAGCCGGGCACTCGTGTACGTCACGAGTCCAACAACTTCGGGGGGCGGCACGTTTGAGGGTGGCGGGCTGTCCAACGGGGTGCCGACGCGCCGGGACGCGGGTAGTGGAGTGCGAACGGCGGCGATCCCCCCCGCCGCCAATCGTTCCCCGCGTCCCGGCGCACCACAGTCCGGGCAACGGGACCCGGTCAATGTCGGTGTCAAGGGGTGCGCCGAAGTCGGTACGACCGAACCTAAGCCGCGCGCATGCGTGAGTAAGCGCAAGGCCAGCGACCCCCCGCCGCGCTTCTCCGGGGACGTGTGCCGTGTGCCTGCTGCGGGCGACGTGGGCGAGGTCTCGCAAAACGTCACGCCGCTAGCCGACTACGTGCCCGACAACCCCGTCGCGGAGTGCGAGTCGGGATCGGCCGACACGTACGTCCTTCCACCTCCGGGGCAGGACCCACCGGGGGACAACGGGAAGTCGCTTCCTTCCGATCCCGCTTCGCGGGAACCGTAG